A genomic window from Rhizobium sp. EC-SD404 includes:
- the gyrA gene encoding DNA gyrase subunit A, which translates to MTEIVPPGGPQGPSGIEPVSIVDEMQRSYLDYAMSVIVSRALPDVRDGLKPVHRRILYAMHESGYHWNRKYVKSSRIVGDVMGKYHPHGDSAIYDAMVRMAQPWSLRAMLIDGQGNFGSIDGDPPAAMRYTEARLAKLAHELLEDIDKDTVDFQETYDSSGSEPKVLPARFPNLLANGAGGIAVGMATNIPPHNLGELVDGCIALIDDPSLDLIQLMEFIPGPDFPTGGIILGRSGIRSAFETGRGSVVMRGKVHFEQIRGDREAIIITEVPYQVNKATMIEKMAELVRDKRIEGISDLRDESDRQGYRVVVELKRDANADVILNQLYRYTPLQTSFGCNMVALNGGKPELMNLMDMLRAFIAFRETVISRRTKFLLRKARDRAHVLVGMAIAVANIDEVIHLIRNAPDPQAAREQLMERRWPAKDVAPLIRLIDDPRHRINEDGTYNLSEEQARAILELRLQRLTALGREEIDDELNKIGEEIKDYLDILSSRVRIREIIKQELRDVKDEFGTPRRTELGDGGPDMDDEDLIAREDMVVTVSHSGYIKRVPLATYRAQRRGGKGRSGMATRDEDFVTRLFVANTHTPVLFFSSRGIVYKEKVWRLPIGTPQSRGKALINLLPIEHGDRITAIMPLPEDEDSWANLDVMFSTTRGTVRRNKLSDFVQVNRNGKIAMKFDDDSDQILNVETCTEQDDVVLTTALGQSIRFPTTDVRVFAGRNSIGVRGISLADSDHVISMAILSHVDADPAERAAFLKRATAERRAANGDEEEVTLVGEDVVEAVDLNNERFEELKAREQFVLTVSAKGYGKLSSSYDFRISGRGGKGIRATDIAKIGEIGELVAFFPVERGDQIMLVSNGGQLIRVPVSGIRIASRATKGVTIFSTSKDERVVSVERISEPEPEAVDEVLEEAAEADALEEIARENDGDETGSGEETGSSEE; encoded by the coding sequence TTGACTGAGATAGTTCCCCCCGGCGGGCCGCAGGGCCCATCTGGCATAGAGCCGGTTTCGATCGTCGATGAGATGCAGCGCTCCTATCTCGATTACGCCATGAGCGTGATCGTGTCGCGCGCATTGCCCGACGTGCGCGACGGCCTAAAGCCGGTGCATCGGCGTATCCTCTATGCGATGCACGAGAGCGGTTACCACTGGAACAGGAAATACGTGAAGTCGTCGCGCATCGTCGGCGACGTCATGGGTAAATATCACCCGCACGGCGACAGCGCGATCTACGACGCCATGGTCCGCATGGCGCAGCCCTGGTCGCTGCGCGCGATGCTCATCGACGGGCAGGGCAATTTCGGCTCGATCGACGGCGATCCGCCGGCGGCCATGCGTTACACCGAAGCGCGGCTCGCGAAGCTAGCGCATGAGCTGCTGGAAGACATCGACAAGGATACGGTCGATTTCCAGGAAACCTACGACAGCTCCGGCTCGGAGCCGAAGGTGCTGCCGGCGAGGTTCCCCAACCTGCTCGCCAATGGCGCAGGCGGCATCGCCGTCGGCATGGCGACGAACATTCCGCCGCACAATCTCGGTGAACTGGTCGATGGCTGCATAGCGCTGATCGACGATCCGTCGCTCGACCTGATCCAGCTCATGGAATTCATTCCCGGTCCCGATTTCCCGACCGGCGGCATCATCCTTGGACGCTCCGGCATCCGCAGCGCGTTCGAAACCGGCCGTGGCTCGGTCGTCATGCGCGGCAAAGTGCATTTTGAGCAAATCCGAGGCGACCGCGAAGCCATCATCATCACCGAAGTTCCCTATCAGGTGAACAAGGCGACGATGATCGAGAAGATGGCCGAGCTGGTGCGCGACAAGCGCATCGAGGGCATCTCGGACCTTCGCGACGAGTCCGACCGGCAGGGTTACCGCGTCGTCGTCGAGCTGAAGCGCGACGCCAATGCCGACGTCATCCTCAACCAGCTTTATCGCTACACGCCACTGCAGACCTCGTTCGGCTGCAACATGGTGGCGCTCAACGGCGGCAAGCCGGAGCTGATGAACCTGATGGACATGCTGAGGGCGTTCATCGCCTTCCGCGAGACCGTCATCTCCCGGCGCACCAAGTTCCTGCTGCGCAAGGCGCGCGACCGCGCCCACGTGCTTGTCGGGATGGCGATCGCCGTCGCCAACATCGATGAAGTCATCCACCTGATCCGCAATGCGCCGGACCCGCAGGCTGCACGCGAGCAGTTGATGGAGCGCCGCTGGCCGGCAAAGGACGTTGCGCCGCTCATCCGGCTCATCGACGATCCGCGCCATCGCATCAACGAGGACGGTACCTACAATCTTTCCGAGGAACAGGCGCGCGCCATCCTCGAGCTGCGTCTGCAGCGCCTCACTGCGCTCGGCCGCGAGGAAATCGACGACGAGCTCAACAAGATCGGCGAGGAGATCAAGGATTACCTCGATATCCTGTCTTCGCGCGTTCGCATTCGCGAGATCATCAAACAGGAACTGCGCGACGTCAAAGACGAGTTCGGCACGCCGCGGCGGACTGAACTGGGCGACGGCGGCCCCGACATGGACGATGAGGACCTCATCGCCCGCGAAGACATGGTCGTCACCGTTTCGCATTCCGGCTACATCAAACGCGTACCGCTTGCGACCTATCGCGCGCAGCGCCGCGGCGGCAAAGGCCGCTCCGGCATGGCGACGCGCGACGAGGATTTCGTAACCCGCCTGTTCGTCGCCAACACGCACACGCCCGTTCTGTTCTTCTCCTCACGTGGCATCGTCTACAAGGAAAAGGTCTGGCGCCTGCCGATCGGCACGCCACAGTCCCGAGGCAAGGCGCTCATCAACCTCCTGCCCATCGAGCATGGCGATCGCATTACTGCGATCATGCCGCTGCCCGAAGACGAGGACAGCTGGGCCAATCTCGACGTCATGTTCTCCACGACGCGGGGAACGGTTCGTCGCAACAAGCTGTCGGATTTCGTCCAGGTGAACCGCAATGGCAAGATTGCCATGAAGTTCGACGACGATAGCGATCAGATCCTGAACGTCGAGACCTGTACCGAACAGGACGACGTCGTACTCACGACCGCGCTCGGACAGTCGATCCGTTTCCCGACGACGGATGTGCGTGTCTTCGCCGGCCGCAACTCGATCGGCGTGCGCGGCATCTCCTTGGCCGACAGCGACCATGTGATCTCCATGGCGATCCTGTCGCATGTCGATGCGGATCCGGCCGAACGCGCTGCATTCCTGAAGCGGGCAACCGCGGAACGGCGTGCGGCGAACGGTGACGAGGAAGAAGTCACGCTGGTGGGCGAGGACGTCGTCGAAGCCGTCGACCTCAACAACGAGCGCTTCGAGGAACTGAAGGCCCGCGAGCAGTTCGTCCTGACGGTCAGCGCCAAGGGTTACGGCAAGCTTTCCTCATCCTACGATTTCCGCATCTCCGGACGTGGCGGCAAGGGCATCCGGGCAACCGACATCGCCAAGATCGGCGAAATCGGTGAACTCGTGGCCTTCTTCCCGGTCGAGCGTGGCGATCAGATCATGCTGGTGTCCAATGGCGGCCAGCTGATCCGGGTGCCCGTGAGCGGGATCCGCATCGCCAGCCGTGCGACCAAGGGCGTCACGATCTTCTCGACGTCGAAGGACGAGCGGGTCGTCTCGGTCGAGCGCATCAGCGAGCCTGAGCCCGAGGCTGTCGATGAGGTTCTTGAAGAAGCGGCCGAAGCGGATGCCTTGGAAGAGATCGCACGCGAGAACGACGGCGACGAGACCGGCAGCGGCGAAGAAACGGGCAGCAGCGAAGAATAA
- the cysG gene encoding siroheme synthase CysG gives MADREQQLSVFPAFFKVEDRVVAIFGNGAEAFAKTRLLLNTRADIRLYADAPEDDFARFIRENAISHILAGFSRDAIENAVLVFAATGDAAEDRRIVAEARALRIPANAVDQPDECDFYTPALVNRAPVAVAIGTEGAGPVLGQMIRSRIDQMLSPSLGPLARLAASYRIAVDRLMPRGVARRIFWRRFFEGGVADQVARGDLSQARREATLMLRQREDVEGHVWLVGAGPGAVDLLTLRAQRVLMEADVIVYDALVPQAIVDMGRRDADRIAVGKRKGCHSKSQNEINALLVELGSSGRRVARLKSGDPLVYGRAAEEMAALRDAGIGYEIVPGITSAFAAAADFELPLTLRGVASSMVFTTGHDLQGETLPDWASLACSGATIAVYMGRTVAADVARRLVAAGMSSDTTVAVIENASRSDRRLFHGVLADLPVIQDRSDLSGPVMVIIGDAVAGANFANSTLLEPLMAASEAA, from the coding sequence GTGGCCGACCGCGAACAACAGCTCAGCGTCTTTCCGGCCTTTTTCAAGGTCGAGGACCGCGTTGTTGCGATCTTCGGTAACGGCGCCGAAGCTTTCGCCAAGACGCGCCTGCTTCTGAATACGCGCGCCGACATCCGCCTTTACGCAGACGCTCCGGAAGATGATTTCGCGCGTTTCATCCGCGAAAACGCCATCTCCCACATCCTCGCCGGCTTTTCGCGCGACGCGATCGAGAACGCGGTTCTCGTCTTCGCCGCGACGGGCGATGCTGCCGAGGATCGGCGGATCGTGGCGGAAGCGCGTGCGTTGCGCATCCCGGCAAACGCGGTCGACCAGCCCGATGAATGCGACTTCTATACCCCGGCTCTGGTCAATCGCGCGCCGGTGGCCGTGGCGATCGGCACCGAAGGGGCTGGGCCGGTTCTCGGCCAGATGATCCGTTCGCGCATCGACCAGATGCTGTCACCGTCACTAGGACCTTTGGCGCGTCTTGCAGCGAGCTACCGTATCGCGGTCGACCGGCTGATGCCTCGTGGCGTCGCCCGACGCATTTTCTGGCGCCGGTTCTTCGAAGGCGGCGTTGCCGACCAAGTCGCTCGCGGCGATCTCTCCCAGGCACGGCGCGAGGCGACACTCATGCTGCGCCAGCGCGAGGATGTCGAAGGCCATGTCTGGCTGGTTGGCGCTGGTCCTGGTGCGGTCGATCTCCTGACGCTGCGCGCCCAGCGCGTGTTGATGGAAGCCGATGTCATCGTCTACGACGCGCTCGTTCCCCAGGCGATCGTGGATATGGGCCGTCGCGATGCCGACCGCATTGCCGTCGGCAAGCGCAAGGGCTGCCATTCCAAGTCGCAGAATGAAATCAATGCGCTGCTGGTTGAACTGGGATCGTCCGGCCGTCGCGTTGCGCGGCTGAAATCCGGCGACCCGCTGGTCTACGGCCGTGCCGCAGAGGAAATGGCGGCACTGCGTGACGCCGGGATCGGTTATGAGATCGTCCCTGGGATCACGTCTGCGTTCGCCGCCGCCGCCGACTTCGAGTTGCCGCTGACGCTGCGCGGCGTCGCATCCTCGATGGTGTTCACGACCGGCCATGATCTGCAGGGCGAGACGCTGCCCGACTGGGCCAGCCTGGCGTGCTCGGGTGCGACGATCGCCGTCTATATGGGCCGCACGGTGGCCGCCGATGTGGCGCGCAGGCTGGTCGCCGCCGGCATGTCGTCCGATACGACGGTTGCCGTGATCGAGAATGCCAGCCGCTCGGACCGGCGGCTCTTTCACGGCGTCCTTGCCGATTTGCCAGTCATCCAGGATCGAAGCGACCTGTCCGGTCCCGTCATGGTCATCATCGGCGACGCGGTCGCCGGCGCCAATTTTGCAAATTCAACGCTGCTGGAGCCGCTGATGGCGGCCAGCGAAGCGGCATAG
- the tgt gene encoding tRNA guanosine(34) transglycosylase Tgt — translation MSDVFRFDIAATDGAARTGAISMPRGTVRTPAFMPVGTAGTVKAMYLDQVRDLGADIILGNTYHLMLRPGAERVARLGGLHDLIRWPHPILTDSGGFQVMSLSGLRKLDEQGVTFQSHVDGSRHHMSPERSIEIQGLLGADIQMQLDECVALPANRSEVERAMEMSVRWAERCKTAFGDQPGKAMFGIVQGGDQPDLRVKSAEALKALDLKGYAVGGLAVGEPQDVMLAMLETTCPVLPSEKPRYLMGVGTPDDIIKSVARGIDMFDCVMPTRAGRHGLAFTRRGRINLRNARHAEDTRPLDEQSSCPASRDYSRAYLHHLVRANEALGGMLLTWNNLSYYQDLMRGIRQAIADGRFADFMAETQDEWARGDIAPR, via the coding sequence ATGAGTGACGTCTTCCGCTTCGACATCGCCGCGACCGACGGGGCGGCGCGCACCGGCGCGATATCGATGCCGCGCGGCACCGTACGCACGCCGGCCTTCATGCCGGTCGGCACCGCCGGCACCGTCAAGGCGATGTATCTCGATCAGGTGCGCGATCTCGGCGCCGACATCATTCTGGGAAACACCTACCACCTGATGCTGCGGCCAGGCGCCGAACGAGTCGCCCGACTTGGCGGCTTGCACGACCTGATCCGCTGGCCGCATCCGATCCTGACGGATTCGGGCGGATTCCAGGTGATGTCGCTTTCCGGTCTTCGCAAGCTCGACGAGCAGGGCGTCACGTTCCAATCGCATGTCGATGGCAGCCGCCATCATATGAGCCCCGAGCGATCGATCGAGATCCAGGGGCTCCTCGGCGCGGACATCCAGATGCAGCTCGACGAATGCGTGGCGCTGCCGGCCAATCGCTCCGAAGTCGAGCGCGCCATGGAAATGTCCGTTCGCTGGGCCGAGCGCTGCAAGACTGCGTTCGGTGATCAGCCGGGCAAGGCGATGTTCGGCATCGTCCAAGGCGGAGATCAGCCGGATCTGCGCGTCAAGTCGGCCGAAGCGCTGAAGGCGCTGGACCTCAAGGGTTATGCTGTCGGCGGTCTGGCGGTCGGCGAACCGCAGGACGTGATGCTGGCCATGCTGGAGACCACGTGCCCCGTGCTGCCCAGCGAGAAGCCGCGCTATCTCATGGGCGTCGGCACACCGGACGACATTATCAAGTCGGTCGCCCGCGGCATCGATATGTTCGATTGCGTAATGCCGACCCGCGCCGGTCGTCATGGCCTGGCGTTCACCAGGCGCGGGCGGATCAATCTACGCAACGCCCGCCATGCGGAAGATACGCGGCCGCTGGATGAGCAGTCGTCATGCCCCGCTAGCCGCGACTATTCGCGTGCCTACCTGCACCATCTCGTGCGCGCCAACGAGGCTCTGGGCGGCATGCTGCTCACCTGGAACAACCTGTCCTATTATCAGGATCTGATGCGCGGAATTCGCCAGGCGATCGCCGATGGTCGCTTTGCCGATTTCATGGCCGAGACGCAGGATGAATGGGCGCGCGGAGACATCGCGCCGCGCTAA
- a CDS encoding peptidylprolyl isomerase, translating into MAEIKDPENALVMETTKGKVVIELMPDLAPEHVNRIKELARETAYDGVVFHRVIDGFMAQTGDVKFGKSGGNDFNPGRAGMGGSDKPDLKAEFSNVSHVRGTCSMARSQSPNSANSQFFICLADAPWLNKQYSVWGQVIEGMDVIDLIKKGEPVRDPDQIVSLRIAADA; encoded by the coding sequence ATGGCCGAGATCAAGGATCCGGAAAACGCACTCGTGATGGAAACGACCAAAGGCAAGGTCGTCATCGAACTCATGCCGGACCTCGCGCCCGAGCACGTCAATCGCATCAAGGAACTCGCCCGCGAGACCGCCTATGACGGCGTCGTCTTCCATCGCGTCATCGATGGCTTCATGGCGCAGACCGGCGACGTCAAGTTCGGCAAGAGCGGCGGCAACGACTTCAACCCGGGCCGTGCCGGCATGGGTGGATCCGACAAGCCGGACCTGAAGGCGGAATTCTCCAACGTCAGCCATGTGCGTGGCACATGCTCGATGGCCCGCTCGCAGAGCCCGAATTCAGCCAACTCGCAGTTCTTCATCTGCCTGGCCGATGCTCCTTGGCTCAACAAGCAGTATTCCGTCTGGGGCCAGGTCATCGAAGGCATGGACGTCATCGACCTGATCAAGAAGGGCGAGCCCGTTCGCGACCCGGACCAGATCGTCTCGCTGCGTATCGCCGCCGACGCATGA
- the lpxI gene encoding UDP-2,3-diacylglucosamine diphosphatase LpxI (LpxI, functionally equivalent to LpxH, replaces it in LPS biosynthesis in a minority of bacteria.), with protein sequence MAAVSREPGRGRVAILAGAGNLPTHVARAIRSAGEDPFIIALSDEADGDWSSFQHERIGTGDFAAVERIVRVNSIDRLILSGSVKRRPEWREIRPTWKTLARMPSVVRTLLRGGDDQVLRMVIALIEGAGARVIGAHEVAPDLVATHGSLTSIEPDAASKRDIAAGREAALALGRLDVGQAAVAIGGRVVALEGVEGTDEMLARVADLRGRGRLSTSRKGVLVKFCKPDQDERADLPTIGAGTVKGLIEAGLAGVAVEAGRSLLLEREAAIAAADQAGIFIAGVTRED encoded by the coding sequence ATGGCTGCGGTCAGCCGAGAACCGGGCAGGGGTCGCGTCGCGATCCTGGCCGGTGCCGGCAATCTGCCGACCCATGTCGCCCGCGCCATCCGATCCGCGGGCGAAGATCCTTTCATCATTGCCCTGAGCGACGAAGCCGATGGTGACTGGTCCAGTTTCCAGCACGAACGCATCGGCACAGGCGATTTCGCCGCCGTGGAGCGTATCGTCAGGGTCAACAGCATCGACCGCCTGATCCTGTCGGGAAGCGTCAAGCGACGTCCGGAGTGGCGCGAAATCCGCCCCACATGGAAAACGCTCGCACGCATGCCCAGCGTCGTCCGTACGTTGCTGCGAGGCGGCGACGACCAGGTATTGCGCATGGTGATCGCTCTGATCGAAGGCGCGGGCGCTCGTGTCATCGGCGCACACGAAGTGGCACCAGATCTGGTCGCGACACACGGATCCCTGACGTCCATTGAGCCCGACGCAGCCAGCAAGCGTGACATTGCCGCCGGACGGGAAGCCGCTTTGGCCCTCGGCCGGCTGGATGTCGGTCAAGCCGCCGTTGCGATCGGCGGCCGGGTCGTAGCGCTTGAAGGTGTCGAAGGAACCGACGAGATGCTTGCGCGCGTCGCCGATCTGCGGGGCCGCGGCCGGCTTTCCACATCGCGCAAGGGCGTACTGGTCAAATTCTGCAAGCCCGATCAGGATGAACGCGCCGACCTGCCGACGATCGGTGCCGGCACCGTGAAGGGCCTGATCGAGGCGGGCCTCGCGGGCGTTGCCGTCGAAGCCGGACGATCATTGTTGCTGGAGCGCGAAGCCGCGATTGCGGCTGCCGATCAGGCAGGCATCTTCATCGCCGGCGTAACGCGGGAGGATTGA
- a CDS encoding DUF4864 domain-containing protein produces MRIKTAFVRLLLAALPLAPIAALADDVEDAQAVIESQIAAFLNDDAESAYFHAAPEIQTMFIDKDRFFEMVQNSYAPVYRPDNFAFGRSRAMDGDRIAQEVLIAGPDGDDWTALYILKKQEDGAFKINGVQMVKSAAPQT; encoded by the coding sequence ATGCGCATCAAGACTGCATTTGTCCGCCTGCTTCTTGCCGCCTTGCCTCTCGCTCCGATTGCGGCCCTGGCGGACGATGTCGAGGACGCTCAGGCCGTCATCGAAAGCCAGATCGCGGCGTTTCTAAACGATGACGCCGAGAGCGCCTATTTTCATGCGGCGCCAGAAATCCAGACGATGTTCATCGACAAGGATCGCTTTTTCGAAATGGTCCAGAATAGTTATGCGCCGGTCTACCGACCCGACAATTTTGCCTTCGGCCGGTCACGGGCGATGGATGGCGATCGCATCGCCCAAGAGGTGCTGATCGCCGGGCCCGACGGCGACGACTGGACAGCGCTTTATATCCTCAAGAAGCAGGAAGACGGCGCCTTCAAGATCAACGGCGTGCAGATGGTGAAGTCCGCCGCACCCCAGACCTGA
- the coaD gene encoding pantetheine-phosphate adenylyltransferase: MTTAFYPGSFDPLTNGHLDVLLQALSLGEKLVVGIGIHPGKKPLFSFEERADLIRASLKEALPEGLSRVTVVDFGNLVVDAARDNGASILIRGLRDGTDFDYEMQMAGMNRQMAPDIQTVFLPAGASSRPITATLVRQIASMGGDVSAFVPGSVRSALAARFPATNHI; encoded by the coding sequence ATGACCACTGCCTTCTATCCCGGGTCTTTCGACCCACTGACCAACGGCCATCTCGATGTGCTGCTGCAGGCGTTGTCGCTCGGCGAGAAACTCGTCGTCGGCATCGGCATCCACCCGGGCAAGAAACCACTCTTCAGCTTTGAAGAGCGCGCCGATCTCATTCGCGCCTCCTTGAAGGAAGCCCTGCCGGAAGGTCTGTCCCGGGTCACGGTCGTCGATTTCGGCAATCTGGTCGTCGATGCTGCGCGCGACAACGGCGCATCCATCCTGATCCGCGGCCTGCGCGACGGCACCGACTTCGATTACGAAATGCAGATGGCAGGAATGAACCGTCAGATGGCGCCCGATATTCAGACGGTGTTTCTGCCGGCCGGCGCTTCGTCCCGGCCGATTACGGCCACATTGGTGCGCCAGATCGCTTCGATGGGTGGCGATGTCAGTGCCTTCGTTCCGGGTTCGGTTCGATCGGCTTTGGCGGCGCGTTTCCCGGCCACAAACCACATTTGA
- a CDS encoding peptidylprolyl isomerase, whose amino-acid sequence MLGGLSAIAQESGAQEAGGDLVIELKDGVVRVDLLDELAPQHTQRLRDLAAASEYDNVAFHRVIDGFMAQTGDVEFGDLTDGYMAPRAGTGGSDLPNLPAEFSDLPFERGVLGMARSQDPNSANSQFFIMFDEGSFLNGQYTVVGRVTEGMEFVDAIKKGDQAANGSVDSPDRMISVRVE is encoded by the coding sequence ATGTTGGGAGGCCTTTCGGCCATTGCACAGGAAAGCGGCGCACAAGAAGCCGGTGGTGATCTCGTCATCGAATTGAAGGATGGGGTCGTGCGCGTCGACCTGCTCGACGAGTTGGCACCTCAACACACGCAGCGCCTGCGCGACCTCGCCGCTGCGAGCGAATACGACAATGTCGCCTTTCACCGCGTGATCGACGGTTTCATGGCCCAGACCGGCGATGTGGAATTCGGTGACCTGACGGATGGCTATATGGCACCACGTGCCGGCACCGGCGGCTCCGACCTGCCGAACCTTCCTGCCGAGTTCTCCGATCTTCCGTTCGAGCGCGGTGTCCTCGGCATGGCCCGTTCGCAGGATCCGAATTCGGCGAATTCGCAGTTCTTCATCATGTTCGACGAGGGCTCGTTCCTGAACGGCCAATACACGGTCGTCGGCCGCGTGACTGAAGGCATGGAATTTGTGGACGCGATCAAGAAGGGCGATCAGGCAGCCAACGGCTCCGTCGACAGCCCGGACCGCATGATCAGTGTCCGCGTCGAATAA
- the queA gene encoding tRNA preQ1(34) S-adenosylmethionine ribosyltransferase-isomerase QueA, with product MRVDLFDFDLPDERIALRPAVPRDSARLLGVDPNAKPHLSDHIVSDLPSLLKPGDALVFNDTKVIPAQFEGLRRRPGPDGADGTVGVSATLHMRAASNRWWAFLKPGKRVKHGDRIEFGGSTDTCLVGRLDATVIEKGEGGEVLLAFDLDGPALDEAIISVGHVPLPPYIASKRPEDAQDRADYQTIYAREDGAVAAPTAGLHFTDELLSALEERGVERHFVTLHVGAGTFLPVKADTTEDHRMHSEIGHVSAATADALNAVRARGGRIVSVGTTSLRLLESAASEDGKIEPWSGATDIFITPGYRFRAVDMLMTNFHLPRSTLFMLVSAFAGLETMRAAYAHAVANEYRFYSYGDSSLLKKADHE from the coding sequence ATGCGCGTCGATCTCTTCGATTTCGATCTGCCCGATGAGCGGATCGCCCTCCGACCTGCCGTTCCGCGTGACAGCGCCAGGCTGCTGGGCGTCGATCCAAACGCTAAACCCCACTTAAGCGACCATATCGTCAGCGATCTGCCGTCGTTGCTCAAGCCGGGCGACGCGCTCGTCTTCAACGATACCAAGGTTATTCCCGCGCAATTCGAGGGTCTGCGCCGCCGTCCGGGTCCGGATGGCGCTGATGGCACCGTCGGCGTTTCGGCGACCCTGCACATGCGCGCGGCTTCAAACCGCTGGTGGGCATTCCTGAAGCCCGGAAAGCGCGTGAAGCACGGCGACCGCATCGAATTCGGTGGCTCCACCGATACCTGCCTGGTCGGCCGCCTCGATGCGACGGTGATTGAGAAGGGCGAGGGCGGCGAAGTCCTGCTCGCTTTCGATCTCGACGGTCCCGCGCTTGATGAAGCGATCATTTCCGTCGGACACGTGCCGTTGCCGCCCTATATCGCCTCCAAGCGACCGGAAGACGCGCAGGATCGCGCCGATTATCAGACGATCTATGCCCGCGAAGACGGAGCCGTCGCCGCTCCGACCGCTGGTCTGCACTTTACCGACGAATTACTGAGCGCTCTGGAAGAGCGGGGGGTCGAACGCCACTTCGTGACCCTACATGTCGGGGCAGGGACCTTCCTCCCCGTAAAGGCCGACACGACGGAAGATCATCGCATGCATTCCGAGATCGGCCATGTGTCTGCGGCGACCGCCGATGCTCTGAACGCTGTGCGCGCCCGTGGCGGGCGGATCGTTTCGGTCGGCACGACCTCGCTGCGGCTTCTGGAAAGTGCCGCCAGCGAAGACGGAAAGATCGAGCCATGGTCGGGTGCGACCGATATCTTCATCACGCCCGGCTATCGCTTCCGCGCCGTCGATATGCTGATGACGAATTTCCATCTGCCGCGCTCGACGCTTTTCATGCTGGTATCCGCCTTTGCCGGGCTGGAAACGATGCGGGCGGCCTACGCGCACGCAGTCGCCAACGAGTACCGCTTCTATTCCTACGGCGATTCCTCGCTGCTCAAGAAAGCCGATCATGAGTGA
- the lpxB gene encoding lipid-A-disaccharide synthase, with translation MTSRRVKVAIIAGEPSGDRLGADLIAAMKMQVGDLSIDLVGIGGEEMQGEGLVSLFDYSELSIVGVSAVVAKLPKLLWRIRQAADAIVEAKPDVLVIIDSPDFTHRVARRVKARLPDLPVIDYICPSVWAWKPERAPAMRGYIDHVLSVFPFEPQVVAALGGPPTTYVGHRLIFDMGLLSARAEQLDRRRKQQLTGLCMLLPGSRKSELTRLLPVFADAAAELSALRPGVRFILPTIARHHAFVSEQVTAWPVKVDVVAGEDAKWGAFAQSDVALAASGTVLLELALAGVPCVSAYKLDPLAKLLISKITGWSAALPNLIADYPVIREFFNDQARGNRLARETLRLMDHTIERKAMLEGFDIVRRAMSVTRTPGEHAAEIVLAFIDRPNVTADRPAIAH, from the coding sequence ATGACATCGCGCCGCGTGAAAGTCGCGATTATCGCCGGCGAACCATCTGGCGATCGCTTGGGGGCGGATTTGATCGCCGCCATGAAGATGCAGGTGGGTGATCTCTCGATCGATCTGGTGGGCATCGGTGGCGAGGAGATGCAAGGCGAGGGGCTGGTGTCGCTGTTCGACTATTCCGAGCTCTCCATCGTCGGCGTGAGCGCCGTCGTCGCCAAGTTACCCAAGCTGTTGTGGCGCATCCGCCAGGCGGCCGATGCGATCGTCGAGGCCAAGCCCGACGTCCTGGTCATCATCGACAGCCCGGATTTCACGCACCGTGTTGCCCGCCGCGTAAAGGCGAGGCTGCCCGATCTGCCCGTCATCGACTATATATGCCCGTCCGTCTGGGCGTGGAAGCCGGAGCGCGCGCCGGCGATGCGCGGCTATATCGACCACGTGCTGTCGGTTTTCCCGTTTGAACCCCAGGTGGTTGCCGCGCTGGGTGGTCCTCCGACCACCTATGTGGGCCACCGGCTGATTTTCGACATGGGCCTCTTATCAGCGCGGGCCGAACAACTGGATCGCCGGCGCAAGCAACAGCTGACCGGCCTCTGCATGCTGCTTCCCGGTTCGCGCAAATCCGAGCTGACGCGCCTGCTGCCGGTTTTCGCCGATGCCGCGGCTGAGCTGTCCGCCTTGCGTCCGGGTGTGCGGTTTATCCTCCCCACGATCGCGCGCCATCATGCGTTTGTCTCCGAACAGGTCACGGCCTGGCCGGTCAAAGTGGACGTGGTCGCGGGCGAGGACGCCAAGTGGGGCGCGTTCGCACAATCCGACGTCGCGCTTGCCGCCTCAGGCACCGTGCTCCTGGAATTGGCACTGGCCGGCGTCCCTTGCGTCTCGGCCTATAAGCTGGACCCCTTGGCCAAATTGCTGATCTCGAAGATCACCGGCTGGAGTGCTGCGCTTCCCAACCTGATTGCCGATTATCCCGTCATCCGCGAATTCTTCAATGATCAGGCCCGTGGCAACCGTCTGGCCCGTGAGACCTTGCGTCTGATGGATCATACGATCGAGCGCAAGGCGATGCTGGAGGGCTTCGATATCGTCCGCCGGGCGATGTCCGTGACCCGAACGCCGGGCGAGCACGCCGCCGAAATCGTGCTTGCTTTCATCGATCGTCCAAACGTGACCGCCGATCGTCCTGCAATTGCGCATTGA